The Clostridia bacterium genome includes a window with the following:
- a CDS encoding radical SAM protein, with protein sequence MQEILRNCRICPRQCGVNRFEKAGVCGAGAEVLAAKAFLHQWEEPCISGEKGSGTIFFSGCNMKCVFCQNHEISQNTSGTFLGKKISTERLAEIFLQLQAQGAHNINLVSPSPYAFHIIEAVKKAKAVGLHLPVIYNTNGYELEETIEALNGIVDVYLPDIKYFNDSYSLKYSGASDYFKQASKAVKAMYDQVGYPEFDENGMIRKGLIIRHLILPGLIEDSKKVFRWIRENIGKYAYVSIMCQYTPMYRSHEYKEINRKISSVEYEEVLDCFFEAGLENGFTQELEAASSDFTPSFDLLGI encoded by the coding sequence ATGCAGGAAATATTAAGAAACTGTAGAATCTGTCCGCGGCAGTGCGGTGTCAATAGATTTGAAAAAGCAGGCGTCTGTGGTGCAGGTGCTGAAGTGCTGGCAGCAAAGGCATTCCTCCACCAGTGGGAAGAACCGTGCATATCAGGTGAAAAAGGCTCAGGCACTATTTTCTTCAGTGGCTGCAATATGAAATGCGTGTTTTGCCAGAACCATGAAATTAGCCAAAATACCTCAGGTACATTTCTCGGAAAGAAAATCTCCACCGAGCGGTTGGCGGAAATATTCCTCCAGCTGCAAGCACAAGGAGCGCACAATATTAACCTGGTCTCGCCTTCACCATACGCCTTTCATATCATAGAGGCTGTCAAAAAGGCGAAAGCTGTCGGCTTGCACTTGCCGGTTATATACAATACCAATGGTTATGAGCTTGAGGAAACTATTGAAGCCTTAAACGGAATTGTAGATGTGTATCTTCCTGATATCAAATATTTCAATGATTCGTATTCCCTGAAATATTCCGGTGCAAGTGATTACTTCAAGCAAGCCTCAAAAGCAGTCAAAGCAATGTATGACCAGGTAGGCTATCCTGAGTTCGACGAAAATGGAATGATTAGAAAGGGCCTTATTATAAGACATCTCATCCTTCCAGGTTTAATAGAGGATTCAAAAAAAGTATTCAGGTGGATACGTGAAAATATAGGAAAGTATGCATATGTAAGCATAATGTGCCAATACACGCCGATGTACCGGTCTCATGAATACAAAGAGATTAATAGAAAAATAAGCTCGGTCGAATATGAAGAAGTGCTTGATTGCTTCTTTGAAGCAGGTTTGGAGAATGGGTTCACGCAAGAGCTTGAAGCTGCAAGCAGTGACTTCACTCCCAGCTTTGACTTGCTGGGGATTTAA
- a CDS encoding YtxH domain-containing protein yields the protein MRKASRSMMTWGAVGALAGMVLIPALNSKSRKKVSRSARNAYFRVSDMMQDMKDMGNK from the coding sequence ATGCGAAAAGCCTCCAGAAGCATGATGACTTGGGGAGCTGTAGGCGCACTGGCAGGAATGGTTCTAATCCCTGCGTTAAATTCGAAATCTCGTAAAAAGGTTTCACGTTCAGCGAGAAATGCATATTTCAGAGTTTCAGACATGATGCAGGACATGAAGGATATGGGTAACAAATAG
- a CDS encoding GNAT family protein, with protein sequence MSTITIENMKNFSDMVSEFYTLFFRSYPFMKPFLMNIFLFSSDNFGIIIKEEGIVSGKFSVFHSTEGNIVKEGIEDGITVKFTLNRKHYEDMMQNRRRYMEKPYKLIKFFPAFLKSVSIDNRKFRDDVLIGSKVSLRPGVDSDLYLLLKWYNNTELNKLAGWSDSKVSADKLRYNMSRSFGYDPMNLMIDNEEGTPIGTIQLYDFNEQDKCCKLGIRIGDKDYWGKSYGEDAVKTLLKYAFMKIDIYRVTLKVYEYNERAVKCYLKCGFQYEGRTRQSAYIDGKFYDEIIMGALKSDFMKQK encoded by the coding sequence ATGAGCACTATCACGATAGAAAATATGAAGAACTTCTCTGACATGGTATCAGAATTCTATACCCTTTTTTTTAGAAGTTATCCATTTATGAAGCCTTTTCTCATGAATATCTTCCTGTTCAGCTCAGATAATTTTGGAATTATCATCAAGGAAGAGGGAATAGTTTCCGGTAAGTTTTCTGTTTTTCACAGCACCGAAGGCAATATTGTAAAAGAAGGTATAGAAGATGGAATTACTGTCAAGTTCACGCTTAATAGAAAGCATTACGAAGATATGATGCAGAACAGGAGAAGGTATATGGAGAAGCCATATAAGCTGATTAAGTTTTTTCCTGCTTTTCTGAAATCAGTGTCTATAGACAACAGAAAATTTAGGGACGATGTTCTTATAGGAAGTAAAGTGTCCTTGCGGCCTGGAGTGGATAGCGATCTCTATCTGCTGCTAAAGTGGTACAACAATACAGAATTGAATAAGCTTGCAGGCTGGAGTGATTCGAAGGTCTCGGCAGACAAACTCAGGTACAACATGTCCAGGAGCTTTGGATACGATCCCATGAACCTGATGATAGATAATGAAGAGGGAACGCCTATAGGCACAATACAGCTCTATGATTTTAATGAGCAGGACAAATGCTGCAAGCTGGGTATAAGAATTGGAGACAAGGACTACTGGGGTAAGAGCTATGGTGAGGATGCTGTAAAAACGCTGCTGAAATATGCTTTTATGAAAATTGATATATACAGGGTGACCTTGAAAGTGTATGAATATAATGAAAGAGCAGTCAAATGCTATCTTAAATGCGGCTTCCAGTACGAGGGCAGGACGAGGCAGTCAGCCTACATAGACGGTAAATTCTATGATGAGATAATAATGGGGGCTCTGAAAAGTGATTTTATGAAGCAAAAATAA
- a CDS encoding ATP-dependent DNA helicase produces the protein MTIEKEIRISVRDLVEYSYRSGDLDSRFVGMGRALEGARLHQKIQGLRKGEAAEAGEVYQKEVSISSTINYNNLTFAISGRIDGLIENSQGITLEEIKTTVSPLEYIEEDTYPVHWAQAKCYAYMYASEHNTEIANIQLTYFNTDSGEMKMFVKSVEISELLGYFMELLEKYYNWAFAMYEWSSLRDSTIKKLEFPYVEYRKNQRKLAVAVYKTIEASKRIFIQAPTGTGKTISALFPAIKALGEGNTGRIFYLTAKTITRQVALDAIRKMWERGLRLKAIVLTAKDKICFKEETNCNPEYCEYARGYFDKVNIVLKEVFAKEGIITREIVEEYARQHTVCPFELSLDLAYWMDCIICDYNYVFDPRASLKRFFLDKESNYVLLIDEAHNLVDRAREMFSAELHKKPFLDIKRSMKTTAPYISKAAGRVDSVLLALKKKSEDRSCCIEIEKLKELYPALKDFVSKGEEWLGSNNGVEGHRDVLELYFEAIAFLRIYEIFDERYTTYIELSRSDVKLKLFCLDPSKLLGDITGKVKSAVFYSATLTPLNYFKDILGGSREDYNMKLASPFEDSNLCLTIAQNVSTKYMNRENSLSDIADYIKTFIDGKRGNYMVFFPSYKYMNEVYTLFADKYPHIEAMLQQPTMQEEEKESFLQCFQPDTETGLVAFAVMGGMFSEGIDLVGDRLIGAVVVGVGLPQVCFERDIIMDFFKNKNSAGFEYAYMYPGMNKVMQAAGRVIRSELDRGAVLLIDERFGSNRYTSMFPQEWLHNNRVKSPEELGLILGKFWNG, from the coding sequence ATGACTATTGAAAAAGAAATAAGAATATCTGTAAGGGATTTGGTGGAGTATTCCTACCGTTCAGGAGATTTGGATTCAAGATTTGTGGGAATGGGAAGAGCCCTTGAGGGAGCCAGACTGCATCAGAAAATCCAGGGGCTTAGGAAAGGTGAAGCAGCAGAAGCTGGAGAAGTCTATCAAAAGGAAGTAAGTATATCCAGTACAATTAACTACAACAACCTTACTTTTGCTATTTCGGGCAGGATTGACGGGCTTATTGAGAATAGCCAGGGCATTACCCTGGAGGAGATAAAGACTACTGTGAGCCCTTTGGAGTATATAGAAGAAGACACTTATCCTGTGCATTGGGCACAGGCCAAGTGCTATGCCTACATGTACGCATCGGAGCATAATACTGAGATTGCCAATATCCAGCTTACTTACTTCAATACTGACAGCGGGGAGATGAAGATGTTTGTTAAGTCTGTGGAAATCAGCGAGCTTTTGGGCTACTTCATGGAGTTGCTGGAGAAGTATTACAACTGGGCTTTTGCAATGTATGAATGGAGCAGTCTGAGGGATAGTACTATTAAGAAGCTTGAATTTCCATACGTCGAATATCGTAAGAATCAGAGGAAGCTTGCGGTTGCAGTATATAAGACTATAGAAGCTTCCAAAAGGATTTTCATACAGGCTCCAACCGGGACAGGCAAGACAATTTCCGCGCTTTTTCCTGCTATTAAGGCTTTAGGAGAAGGCAATACAGGCAGAATATTCTACCTTACAGCAAAAACCATAACAAGACAGGTTGCTTTGGATGCTATAAGAAAGATGTGGGAGAGAGGCCTTCGCCTTAAAGCCATAGTGCTGACAGCGAAGGATAAGATATGCTTCAAAGAAGAAACAAACTGCAATCCCGAATACTGCGAGTACGCAAGGGGATACTTTGACAAGGTGAATATCGTATTGAAAGAGGTCTTTGCAAAGGAAGGAATAATAACCCGGGAAATAGTGGAGGAGTATGCAAGGCAGCACACGGTATGTCCTTTCGAGCTTTCTCTTGACCTGGCTTACTGGATGGATTGCATTATATGCGATTATAATTATGTATTTGATCCAAGGGCAAGCCTCAAGAGGTTTTTCTTGGATAAGGAAAGCAACTATGTGCTTCTTATAGATGAAGCCCATAATCTTGTGGACCGCGCCCGGGAAATGTTCTCCGCTGAGCTTCACAAGAAGCCCTTTCTTGATATAAAGAGATCTATGAAAACGACAGCACCATATATATCAAAAGCTGCGGGCAGAGTCGATTCTGTATTGCTGGCTTTGAAAAAGAAAAGCGAAGACAGGAGCTGCTGCATTGAAATAGAGAAACTCAAAGAGCTATACCCGGCACTAAAGGATTTCGTTAGTAAAGGCGAGGAGTGGTTGGGATCAAACAATGGCGTGGAGGGTCATCGTGATGTTTTGGAGCTTTATTTTGAAGCTATCGCATTTCTAAGAATTTATGAAATATTCGATGAGAGATATACGACATATATTGAGCTTTCCAGAAGTGATGTGAAGCTCAAGCTTTTTTGCCTTGACCCATCAAAGCTTCTGGGGGATATAACCGGGAAGGTTAAGTCCGCTGTGTTCTACTCTGCCACATTGACTCCGCTGAATTACTTCAAGGACATACTGGGCGGCAGTCGGGAGGACTATAACATGAAGCTTGCCTCGCCCTTCGAGGATTCCAATCTGTGCCTGACAATAGCGCAGAATGTATCTACAAAATACATGAACAGGGAGAACAGCCTTTCTGATATAGCAGATTATATTAAAACTTTTATTGATGGTAAGAGGGGGAATTATATGGTGTTCTTCCCCTCATATAAATATATGAATGAGGTGTACACGCTTTTTGCCGATAAATATCCCCATATAGAAGCAATGCTTCAGCAGCCAACCATGCAGGAGGAGGAAAAAGAGAGCTTCCTCCAATGCTTTCAGCCGGATACTGAGACGGGCTTGGTTGCCTTCGCAGTGATGGGCGGCATGTTTTCTGAGGGAATAGACCTTGTGGGAGACAGGCTTATAGGAGCTGTTGTTGTAGGCGTGGGTCTTCCACAGGTTTGCTTCGAAAGAGATATTATTATGGATTTCTTTAAGAATAAGAACAGCGCGGGTTTTGAATACGCGTACATGTACCCGGGGATGAACAAGGTCATGCAGGCAGCGGGACGGGTCATAAGGTCAGAACTCGATCGCGGGGCTGTATTGCTCATTGACGAAAGGTTTGGCAGTAACCGCTATACCAGCATGTTTCCTCAGGAATGGCTGCATAATAATAGAGTAAAAAGTCCGGAAGAGCTTGGGCTGATACTTGGTAAGTTCTGGAATGGTTAA
- a CDS encoding glycosyl hydrolase family 18 protein → MKKYMAIMAAAFMLAAVAVYFVFPLFWTTTQYTPDKVHLVVEGSIAEEDSPIAENGQLLFPLDTVKKYIDPNVYWDEKASKVVLTTKDKVLIMKTGKLTAMVNARPVDLNIPAKLVDDKPYIPIQMLEDMFGIELQWIEKNNVAVLDYRKNTIQVAVVQADNRVMRMKPTVWSPAVKKDIKNGETLRVFGENGKWYKVRSEEGFVGYIEKKHVKTELIASGTDVTEPTGSGAAWKPKQGKVNMTWEYVGNKNPDVSKLKSINGLDVVSPTWFNIVDKQGTVTNKADSGYVKWAHSNGQKVWALVGNGSDPDITHGFLNNTDIREKIIQQLLIYAKLYKLDGINIDFENIYMKDRDMLTQFMRELAPLIREQGLVVSIDVTFRSSSENWSMCYDRKALSEVVDYIAVMAYDQHWASSPVAGSVAEFGWVESNLKRILEEVPSEKVLLGLPFYTRVWKEELVDGRVKVSSTAVSMDSVEKILSEKKPAIIWDEESGQNYVEYKVGKVTNKIWIEDDKSINLKSSLVHKYDLAGAASWRKGFESDDIWAVLQDNLKVKQNYAQWANANKTANTVAN, encoded by the coding sequence GTGAAAAAATATATGGCAATTATGGCAGCAGCGTTTATGCTTGCAGCAGTGGCAGTTTATTTTGTTTTTCCGCTTTTTTGGACAACCACTCAATACACTCCTGATAAAGTGCATCTCGTTGTTGAGGGAAGCATTGCAGAAGAAGATTCACCTATAGCGGAAAACGGACAGCTGCTTTTTCCTTTAGATACGGTGAAAAAGTATATCGACCCTAATGTGTATTGGGATGAAAAAGCAAGCAAGGTGGTTTTGACTACCAAAGACAAGGTGCTCATAATGAAGACAGGCAAGCTTACAGCAATGGTGAATGCTCGTCCGGTGGACCTCAATATTCCGGCTAAACTGGTTGATGACAAGCCTTATATACCCATACAGATGCTAGAGGATATGTTTGGAATTGAGCTTCAATGGATTGAGAAAAACAATGTGGCAGTGCTTGATTATAGGAAGAATACTATTCAGGTTGCAGTAGTGCAGGCAGACAACAGGGTAATGAGAATGAAACCTACTGTATGGTCTCCAGCAGTGAAGAAAGATATTAAGAACGGCGAAACTCTAAGAGTATTCGGGGAGAACGGGAAATGGTACAAGGTGCGAAGCGAGGAAGGTTTTGTGGGATATATCGAAAAAAAGCATGTTAAGACCGAGCTTATAGCTTCCGGGACAGATGTAACTGAGCCGACCGGCAGCGGTGCGGCCTGGAAGCCGAAGCAGGGTAAGGTAAATATGACTTGGGAATATGTTGGAAACAAGAATCCCGATGTTTCAAAGCTGAAAAGCATTAATGGCCTTGACGTGGTGTCTCCAACCTGGTTCAACATAGTGGACAAGCAGGGAACAGTAACAAACAAGGCTGACAGTGGCTATGTAAAATGGGCACACAGCAACGGCCAAAAAGTATGGGCTCTTGTGGGAAATGGATCTGATCCGGACATAACCCATGGCTTTCTTAACAATACTGACATCAGAGAAAAGATAATTCAGCAGTTGTTGATTTATGCAAAGCTTTACAAGCTTGACGGCATCAATATAGATTTTGAAAACATATATATGAAGGACAGAGACATGCTGACTCAGTTTATGAGGGAGCTGGCACCTTTAATAAGGGAACAGGGGTTGGTGGTTTCAATAGATGTAACCTTCAGATCCTCCAGCGAAAATTGGTCCATGTGCTATGACAGAAAGGCTTTGTCTGAGGTAGTGGATTATATCGCAGTAATGGCATATGATCAGCATTGGGCTTCAAGCCCTGTGGCCGGCTCTGTAGCGGAGTTCGGCTGGGTTGAAAGCAACCTTAAGAGGATTCTTGAAGAGGTTCCAAGTGAAAAGGTTCTGCTGGGACTTCCTTTTTACACCAGGGTGTGGAAGGAGGAACTGGTAGATGGCAGGGTAAAAGTGTCTTCTACAGCTGTATCAATGGATTCGGTGGAAAAAATACTGTCAGAAAAGAAGCCCGCAATCATATGGGATGAGGAAAGCGGCCAAAATTATGTTGAGTATAAGGTGGGCAAGGTCACAAATAAAATTTGGATAGAGGATGATAAGTCTATAAACTTGAAATCCTCTCTAGTGCACAAATATGACCTGGCAGGAGCTGCTTCCTGGAGGAAAGGCTTTGAATCGGATGATATCTGGGCTGTGCTTCAGGATAATCTAAAGGTCAAGCAGAACTATGCTCAATGGGCAAATGCCAATAAGACAGCGAATACAGTGGCTAATTAG
- a CDS encoding glycine C-acetyltransferase, giving the protein MGLHDLDFITQRLNALKEQGLYRKLPVLGGPSGPRSVINGKNVINLSSNNYLGLANHPRLKEAGKKAIDKWGMGAGAVRTIIGTMGIHEELEEKLAKFKHVEAVLVFQSGFTANAAAIPGIVDKGDVVISDELNHASIIDGCRLSKADVVRYKHSDMEDLERVISEVKDNYNTKLIITDGVFSMDGDIAKLPEIVEIAEKYGCLTYVDDAHSSGVLGTNGQGSAHHFGLSDRIDVQIGTLSKAIGVVGGYVAGRRNLIDWLNHRGRPFLFSTAAPPAVAAACIEAINILSESRELTDRMWDNANYFKKKLQELGFNTGRSETPITPVITGDDKKAVELSKRLFEEGVFAQSIVFPTVAKGGARVRTIVTAAHTKADLDEAVAAFAKVGRELGLIK; this is encoded by the coding sequence ATGGGTTTGCATGATTTAGACTTTATTACTCAAAGACTTAATGCACTCAAGGAACAAGGCCTTTACAGGAAGCTGCCTGTACTTGGAGGACCTTCAGGCCCAAGAAGTGTGATCAATGGTAAGAATGTAATAAACCTTTCTTCCAACAATTACCTGGGCTTGGCCAACCACCCGAGACTTAAGGAAGCCGGCAAGAAGGCAATTGACAAATGGGGCATGGGTGCAGGTGCTGTAAGAACAATCATAGGTACTATGGGCATACACGAGGAATTGGAAGAGAAGCTTGCAAAGTTCAAGCATGTAGAAGCAGTTCTGGTATTCCAGTCTGGTTTTACTGCAAATGCTGCGGCTATTCCGGGCATAGTAGACAAGGGCGATGTGGTTATAAGCGATGAGCTCAACCATGCTTCAATCATCGACGGCTGCAGACTCAGCAAAGCTGATGTAGTCAGATACAAGCACAGCGATATGGAAGACTTGGAAAGAGTAATCAGTGAAGTTAAAGACAATTACAATACAAAGCTTATTATCACCGATGGCGTTTTCAGCATGGACGGTGATATAGCAAAGCTTCCTGAAATTGTTGAAATAGCTGAGAAGTACGGCTGCCTCACATATGTTGACGATGCACATTCCAGCGGAGTGCTTGGAACCAATGGACAGGGATCTGCTCACCACTTCGGCTTAAGTGACAGAATTGATGTGCAGATAGGAACTCTTTCAAAGGCTATTGGTGTTGTTGGCGGATATGTAGCTGGCAGGAGAAACCTTATAGACTGGTTGAACCACAGAGGCAGACCATTCCTATTCAGTACTGCAGCTCCACCAGCAGTGGCAGCAGCTTGTATTGAAGCAATCAATATACTTTCAGAAAGCAGAGAACTCACAGACAGAATGTGGGACAATGCAAATTACTTCAAGAAGAAACTTCAGGAACTAGGTTTCAACACTGGAAGAAGTGAAACACCAATCACTCCTGTAATCACTGGAGATGACAAGAAGGCTGTTGAACTTAGCAAGAGACTCTTTGAAGAAGGAGTGTTTGCACAGAGCATAGTATTCCCAACAGTTGCAAAGGGTGGAGCAAGGGTAAGGACAATAGTTACAGCGGCACATACAAAGGCTGACCTTGATGAGGCTGTAGCGGCATTTGCAAAGGTAGGAAGAGAGCTCGGGCTCATAAAATGA
- a CDS encoding L-threonine 3-dehydrogenase yields the protein MKKILITGSLGQIGTELTAYLRGQYGSANVIASDISKRGDDSFFEAGPFEVLNVVDAKGVADVCKKYGINQIIHLAAILSANAEKNPQLAYDINMNGTYNVLEVAREQGIAVFTPSSIAAFGASTPVENTPQDTIQRPSTMYGVTKVAGELLCDYYYKRFGVDTRGVRFPGIISYAALPGGGTTDYAVHIYYEALKNKKYASFIGAGTYMDMMYMPDTLKAIHDLMEANPDKLEHRNAFNVTAMSFDPEMLAAEIRKHIPEFVLTYDVDPVRQAIANSWPNSLDDSAARKEWGWNPKHNLASMTKDMLEKLTVKLNINR from the coding sequence ATGAAAAAGATATTAATTACCGGCTCATTGGGACAAATCGGCACAGAACTCACGGCGTATCTAAGAGGGCAGTATGGCAGTGCAAATGTTATTGCCAGTGACATAAGCAAGCGCGGTGACGACAGTTTCTTTGAAGCAGGTCCTTTTGAAGTGCTTAACGTTGTGGATGCAAAAGGGGTTGCAGATGTTTGTAAGAAATATGGTATAAACCAAATCATACATTTAGCTGCGATTCTGTCAGCAAATGCAGAGAAGAATCCTCAACTGGCCTATGATATCAATATGAACGGAACTTATAACGTGCTGGAGGTGGCAAGAGAGCAAGGAATAGCGGTATTTACTCCCAGCTCAATAGCGGCTTTCGGAGCAAGTACTCCTGTTGAGAATACTCCTCAGGATACAATCCAAAGACCATCAACAATGTATGGAGTAACTAAGGTCGCAGGCGAACTTCTCTGTGATTACTACTACAAAAGGTTTGGAGTAGACACCAGGGGGGTAAGATTTCCTGGTATAATCTCCTATGCGGCTCTTCCCGGCGGCGGCACAACAGACTATGCAGTTCATATATATTATGAAGCATTAAAGAATAAGAAATATGCATCCTTTATAGGAGCAGGCACATACATGGATATGATGTACATGCCGGATACACTTAAGGCAATACATGATCTTATGGAAGCAAATCCAGACAAGCTTGAGCACAGAAATGCTTTCAACGTAACTGCAATGAGCTTTGATCCTGAAATGCTGGCTGCTGAAATTAGGAAACACATTCCTGAATTTGTACTTACTTATGATGTTGACCCGGTAAGACAGGCTATTGCAAATAGTTGGCCTAATTCCCTGGACGACAGTGCTGCAAGGAAGGAATGGGGATGGAATCCTAAGCATAATTTAGCATCTATGACAAAAGATATGCTGGAGAAGTTAACTGTAAAATTAAACATAAACAGATAA
- a CDS encoding fumarylacetoacetate hydrolase family protein → MKFTRFERQGAVSYGMVEDNIVYRIEGDIFGDYRVTEERYKLSELRILAPCKPSKIVAVGINYRDHATEMKHDLPEDPVIFIKPATAVIGPEDKIIMPAMSKRVDYEAELALVIGKQAKNVEPSEALQYVLGATCLNDVTARDLQNKDGQWTRAKGFDTFAPMGPFIVTGADYNNIDIELVLNGEVKQKSNTAYFITKAQEIVSYISKVMTLNPGDVIATGTPSGVGPMSKGDIVEVRLQGIGTLKNHVE, encoded by the coding sequence ATGAAATTTACGAGATTTGAAAGACAAGGGGCAGTCAGCTACGGCATGGTGGAGGACAATATTGTTTATAGGATTGAGGGGGATATTTTCGGAGATTACAGAGTAACTGAAGAAAGATATAAACTTTCAGAATTAAGGATACTTGCTCCTTGCAAGCCTTCAAAAATAGTTGCTGTAGGCATTAATTACAGAGACCATGCTACAGAAATGAAGCATGACCTTCCGGAGGACCCGGTGATATTTATCAAACCAGCTACTGCGGTGATTGGACCTGAGGACAAGATAATAATGCCTGCCATGTCTAAAAGGGTTGATTATGAAGCAGAGCTTGCCCTGGTTATAGGAAAACAGGCGAAGAATGTGGAGCCGTCGGAGGCACTTCAATATGTATTGGGTGCAACCTGCTTAAACGACGTAACAGCACGAGACCTTCAGAATAAAGACGGGCAGTGGACACGAGCAAAAGGGTTTGATACCTTCGCGCCCATGGGACCTTTCATAGTAACTGGAGCGGATTACAACAACATAGACATTGAGCTTGTACTTAATGGTGAAGTCAAACAGAAATCCAACACTGCATATTTCATTACCAAAGCTCAAGAAATTGTAAGCTACATATCCAAAGTAATGACCTTGAACCCTGGGGATGTGATAGCAACAGGAACACCATCGGGAGTTGGTCCAATGTCAAAGGGTGATATCGTTGAGGTAAGACTGCAAGGAATAGGAACGCTCAAAAACCACGTAGAATAG
- the thiT gene encoding energy-coupled thiamine transporter ThiT — translation MKKTSTRMLTEAGIMIAAAQILSYVKIFEAPYGGSVTAGSMIPIILFSLRWGVKSGLLAGTAYGILQFFLGGAIYSYHIVSILFDYVVAFGLLGLAGLFRSSIKGVFMGTCLGLLGRFICHVISGVVVWASYAPEGMNALIYSVLYNGSYLLPELIITLVIVGILYKPLISNIGQRV, via the coding sequence ATGAAAAAGACATCTACAAGAATGCTTACTGAAGCGGGGATTATGATTGCGGCTGCCCAGATACTGAGCTACGTGAAAATATTCGAGGCTCCGTACGGAGGGTCAGTAACTGCTGGAAGTATGATACCCATTATTCTGTTTTCCCTAAGGTGGGGAGTAAAATCGGGACTGCTCGCAGGCACTGCTTATGGCATACTGCAGTTCTTCCTCGGTGGTGCAATTTACTCATACCATATAGTGTCAATATTGTTTGACTATGTAGTAGCTTTTGGGCTGCTTGGTCTAGCGGGGCTATTCCGCAGCAGCATAAAGGGTGTATTTATGGGAACATGTCTTGGCTTGCTGGGAAGGTTTATATGTCATGTAATTTCAGGGGTGGTTGTATGGGCTTCCTATGCGCCTGAAGGTATGAATGCATTGATTTATTCGGTATTATACAATGGCTCCTATCTTTTACCGGAGCTTATAATAACCTTAGTTATAGTTGGAATACTGTATAAGCCTTTAATAAGCAATATAGGACAGAGAGTATAG
- a CDS encoding permease encodes MINLLKETITYVIGTLIHNAPILAFGILVAAAITVYVDPEKLRQALMKRSGVSIAGSVAFGAFTPFCACGTMAVIVSMMTTALPWGPIMAFLTSSPLMSPDEFILYSGIISIKFAAALTAASLIIGVGSGYITHFIEKNTSLLENQARFSGNATCCGSNAAAEASCCSQNTANSKAQGFAEKYKLKELFKVFYEVGVKRVLIYFAVFAAIGFLINKFIPAEIIMKYLGSGNIFAVPLLALIGLPLYVSGSSAIPIINALMIGGASQGALLAFMITGPGTSAGVLAGLVTIMKKRAIGLYVAYLLVFAIILGYLYDFLLMLGI; translated from the coding sequence ATGATAAACCTTTTAAAAGAAACCATAACTTATGTAATTGGCACATTGATCCATAATGCACCGATTCTCGCTTTTGGTATACTCGTAGCTGCTGCAATAACCGTATATGTAGATCCGGAGAAACTAAGGCAGGCACTAATGAAAAGGTCTGGAGTATCAATAGCCGGAAGTGTTGCCTTCGGTGCATTCACTCCGTTCTGCGCTTGCGGGACTATGGCAGTTATTGTATCGATGATGACGACTGCTCTGCCCTGGGGGCCAATAATGGCATTTCTTACATCATCACCTTTGATGAGTCCGGATGAATTCATATTATACTCAGGAATCATAAGCATTAAGTTTGCCGCAGCTCTTACTGCTGCCTCACTGATAATAGGTGTTGGCTCGGGTTATATCACTCATTTTATTGAGAAAAATACAAGTTTGTTAGAAAACCAAGCAAGATTTTCAGGCAATGCAACTTGCTGCGGCAGCAATGCAGCAGCGGAAGCAAGCTGTTGCTCTCAAAATACTGCAAACTCAAAAGCCCAGGGCTTTGCAGAAAAGTACAAACTAAAAGAGCTTTTTAAAGTGTTCTATGAAGTAGGGGTAAAGCGTGTTCTGATATACTTTGCTGTATTTGCTGCTATAGGCTTTCTAATAAACAAATTCATACCTGCGGAAATCATAATGAAATATTTGGGGTCAGGCAACATATTTGCAGTGCCTTTATTAGCTCTTATTGGATTGCCATTGTATGTAAGCGGTTCATCTGCCATTCCAATAATAAATGCTCTTATGATAGGCGGAGCCAGCCAAGGAGCGCTGCTGGCCTTTATGATAACGGGGCCTGGCACAAGTGCCGGCGTACTTGCAGGTTTGGTGACAATCATGAAAAAAAGGGCAATCGGATTATATGTTGCTTACCTTCTGGTGTTTGCTATAATACTCGGATATCTATATGATTTTCTCTTAATGCTTGGTATATAG